From Xenopus tropicalis strain Nigerian chromosome 3, UCB_Xtro_10.0, whole genome shotgun sequence, the proteins below share one genomic window:
- the LOC116409631 gene encoding olfactory receptor 10A7-like has product MVLETSKEATRSVLTTAMTQARKVAKEAITNAEGKLSLADVLLSTSITPNLLRLLLNGGGTISATGCITQFYFFWVSGASEFYLLTAMAYDRYLAICSPLHYASIMGFRLCLYMSLCSWGLAIVISMIMNLLILNLQFCGPFFIDHYFCDLSPLLELSCTDYKLVVKLTLMILTIPFTIFPFCFIIYTYVSIGLAILRISSTEGRHKAFSTCSSHLIVVCMYYGSLLIVYMVPSKGHHFNIDKILSLLYTVGTPFFNPVIYSLRNKDIKVVLLKHLRN; this is encoded by the exons ATGGTATTGGAGACTTCCAAGGAGGCAACACGGAGCGTATTGACCACTGCGATGACCCAGGCTAGGAAAGTGGCTAAGGAAGCCATCACAAATGCAGAGGGGAAG ctgtctctggctgatgttttgctcagtaccagtattactccaaatttgttgcggttattactgaatggaggcggcacaatatctgctactggttgtatcactCAGTTCTACTTCTTTTGGGTTTCAGGAGCTTCAGAATTTTAcctcctcacagccatggcctatgaccgatatctggccatctgctccccacttcattatgcctccattatgggtttcaggctttgcctctatatgagtctttgttcttggggcttagccATTGTAATAAGTATGATTATGAATCTTCTGATACTTAATCTacagttctgtggcccattttttatagatcattatttctgtgattTGTCACCTCTTCTTGAACTTTCTTGCACAGATTATAAACTAGTTGTAAAACTAACACTAATGATATTGACCATACCTtttacaattttccctttttgcttcatcatttacacttacgtttccattggccttgccattctcaggatctcctctactgaaggaagacacaaagccttctccacttgcagctcccatttaatagttgtgtgcatgtactatgggTCTCTtctaatagtttatatggtaccatccaaggggcatcatttcaatattgataaaatactgtcccttctatacacagttggaaccccatTTTTCAACCCAGTtatatacagcctgagaaacaaagacattaaagTTGTTCTACTGAAACACTTGCGGAACTGa